TTTGGATGTGACGCTGACATCGGTGTTCCGCGCCACTCGGGCGGCACTGCGCTACTTCCGCGAAGCCGAGCATGGTGGGGTGATCGTAAACAACGCCAGCGTTTTGGGCTGGCGGGCCCAACATTCGCAAGCTCACTATGCCGCGGCCAAAGCGGGAGTCATGGCGCTGACCCGTTGCAGCGCAATCGAAGCGGTGGAATACGGGGTGCGGATCAACGCGGTGTCGCCCAGCATCGCCCGGCACAAGTTCCTGGACAAGACCAGCTCGCCCGAACTGCTGGACCGGCTCTCGGCGCAAGAGGCGTTCGGCCGGGCCGCCGAACCGTGGGAAGTCGCGGCCACCATCGCGTTCTTGGCCAGCGACTATTCCAGTTACCTGACTGGAGAAGTGATCTCGGTATCGAGTCAGCACCCATGAATCGGCGCGACGAACTGCTGGAACTAGCGGCGACGATGTTCGCCGAACGCGGTTTGCGCGCAACCACGGTGCGCGACATCGCCGACGGCGCCGGCATCCTGTCCGGCAGCCTGTACCACCATTTCTCCTCCAAGGAGGAGATGGTCGACGAAGTGCTGCGCGGCTTTTTGGACTGGCTGTTCAACCGCTACCAGGAGATCATCGACACCAAACCCAACCCGCTGGAGCGGCTCAAGGGGCTGTTCATGGCGTCGTTCGACGCGATCGAGCATCGCCACGCCCAAGTCGTCATCTACCAGGACGAGGCCAAGCGGCTGTCGGCGCAGCCGCGGTTCTCCTACATCGAGGACCTCAACAAGAAGCAGCGCCAAATGTGGGTTGATGTGCTGCACCAAGGCATTGACGAGGGCTACTTCCGGCCCGACCTCGACGTCGACCTGGTCTACCGCTTCATCCGCGACACCACCTGGGTGTCGGTGCGCTGGTATCAACCGGGCGGACCGCTCACCGCCGAACAGGTCGGCCAACAGTATCTCGCCATCGTGCTAGGCGGAATCACCGCGAACAGAAAAGGAGTCTGACATGCCCGAGGCATACATCATCGACGCGGTGCGCACCGCGGTTGGCAAGCGCAACGGACCGCTAGCTGGCGTACACCCAATCGATTTGGGGGCGGCGGCTTTTCACGGCCTGTTCGGGCGCCTCGACGTCGACCCCGGCGCTGTGGACGACGTGATCCTCGGATGCGTGGATGCGATCGGCGGGCAGGCCGGCAATATCGGCCGGCAGGCGTGGCTGGCGGCCGGCTATCCGGAGGAGGTTCCCGGAGTCACCGTCGACCGGCAATGCGGCTCCAGCCAGCAGGCGATTTCCTTCGGTGCGCAAGCGATCATGTCCGGCACCGCGGAGCTGATCCTGGCCGGCGGCATCCAGAACATGAGCCAGATCCCGATCGCCGCGGCAATGGAGGTGGGCAAGCAGTTCGGCTTCACCACGCCCACCGCGGAATCCAAGGGATGGCAACACCGTTATGGCGACGAGGAGATCTCGCAGTTCCGCGGGGCGGAGCTGATCGCCGAGCGGTGGAACCTGTCTCGTGAGGAAATGGAGCGCTTCGCGCTGTCCAGCCACCAAAGGGCACTCGCGGCCATCCGCGCCGGGCACTTCGACAACGAGATCGTCACGGTCCAGGTCGACGGACTGGACTTCCGCATCGACGAGGGGCCGCGGGAGACCTCGCTGGAGAAGATGGCGGCGTTGCCGACCCTGCGTGAGGGCGGCCGGCTCACCGCTGCGCTGGCGAGCCAGATCTCCGACGGCGCCAGCGCGGTACTGCTGGCCTCTGAGCAGGCGGTCAAAGATCACAAGCTCACCCCGCGGGCTCGTGTGCATCACATCAGCGCGCGAGGCGCCGACCCGGTGTTCATGCTGACCGGCCCGATTCCTGCCACCCGCTACGCCTTGGAGAAGACCGGGCTGTCGATCGACGACATCGACGTCGTCGAGATCAACGAGGCATTCGCCCCGGTCGTTTTGGCCTGGCTCAAGGAGATCAAGGCCGACCCGGAAAAGGTCAATCCCAACGGTGGGGCGATCGCGCTGGGTCATCCGCTGGGCGCCACCGGGGCCAAACTGTTCGCCACCATGCTCAACGAGTTGGAACGCAGCGGGGGCCGCTACGGGCTGCAGACGATGTGCGAGGGCGGCGGCACAGCCAACGTCACGATCATCGAACGGCTGTAGTCTTCCGTCCTCCTTTGCTAGCCACGCGGCGTGGCTAGGGGTTCGTGTCGAAGCGCGCCCTTGCAGTGTGGGCGTTTTCCGCGGGCAGGTGGTCTGCGTAATCTCCCCGGCGGGTGCGTATAGCGAGGCCAGTCGTTGCTGCTCCCAATATAGGTGCACGGTTGGCGCACAAGGTGATCGGACAATGTGGGGAGTGGCCTCGCGGTCATCCGGAGCCGTGCTGTCGAACTACTTCCGCCATGTGGCGCTGACCGGCATAACTACCGCCCGTAGATTCCCGCACATGGTGCGTCCAGAAAGCTGGATCAGGCTAGCGGGTGGAAGTCCCGTCCCGGTAAGCACCGGAGCGCCGGGTAGCAGGCCCCGGTTCGTCGCTGAGAGGCGACGGGCTAAGCGGGGTGTCAAGAGCCTCTTTGGAGGGAGCAAGTGCACGGGCCGTAGCAGCATCGCGAACTCTGCAGCCTCGTCAGATTCACAACAGGAGAGCCGAGCCGCTCATGTCACGGTGAAGGCCACGTCCGGCGAGTCCCGGTCCGGGGTCAGCTCGTCGGGTCTCCTCGGGGTAGGGGAGATGGCACGTGCACACAGTCTGGTTCGGAACTGGAGAGACCCGTCTGCGCACGCCCGCGTCGGGCAAGAGACCAAGGGTATAAGCCGATGGTGAAAGTCCTGGAGCACAGCGGGAGTCCGAGGGGGTCATAGTACCGCTGATCGGCGTGCAGCATAACGCGTCGGGAGGGAAGGGCCCCTGCTTTGATCACGTGCGCGAAGCGGGTAAGTGTGAGGGCATGACCGGATCGCTCCGGTCCAATAACCCCGGCAAGCCATTGCTTGCCGTAGCCGATGACGAGCCGTTGAGCCCGTCGGGAGTGAAAGTGCGACAACTGCAACGGGCGCTATGGGCTGCGGCCAAGCAGTCTGAGGGTCGGCGTTTCCACGCCCTGTTTGACCGTATCTACAGGGGTGACGTCCTGTGGGAGGCGTGGTTTCGCGTGTGCAAGAACAAGGGCGCGGCCGGGGTGGATCGCATCACCGTGGCCGCGGTGGAGGACTACGGCGTGGACCGCATGTTGCGTGAGTTGCGCGGTGACCTTCGCACGGGTCGTTACCGTCCGGCGCCAGCGCGCCGGGTGGAGATCCCCAAACCACAGGGCGGTAAGCGGCCGTTGGGGATACCCACGGTGCGAGACCGGGTGGCCCAGGCGGCGGCCAAGATCGTGTTGGAACCGATTTTCGAGGCGGATTTCTTGTCGTGCTCGTATGGGTTTCGGCCGAGGCGGTCGGCGACGATGGCTAAGGAACGCTTGCGGACCGGGTTCATCGAGGGCTATCAGTTTGTGGTCGAGTTCGATATCGCCAATTTCTTCGGCGAAATCGACCACGACCGGCTACTGGCTCAGGTCAGTAAACGGGTTTCGGATCGGCGGGTGCTCAAACTGCTGCGCTTGTGGCTGCAGGCAGGAGTGATGGTCGAAGGTGTGTTGGAGCGGACGGTCGCAGGCACACCGCAGGGCGGGGTGATCTCGCCGCTACTGGCCAACATCTACCTGCACGTGCTCGACACTGAGTTATCTGCCCGTGGGGTGGGTGAGTTGGTGCGCTACGCCGATGACGGTGTGGTGCTGTGTCGCAACGCGGCACAAGCCGAGCACGCCTTGGCGGCGGTGGGAGAAATCTTGGCGTCATTGGGGTTGCGGCTGCATCCGGACAAAACGAAGGTAGTCGACCTACGGGAGGGTCGGGAGGGGCTGGATTTTCTGGGCTGTCACTTCCGAGCTCGCATGTCGGGGCGGCTGTGGGAACAACGGCGCATCGTGCGCTACTACCTGCACCGTTGGCCGTCACAGCGGGCGATGAAGCGGCTGCGGGAGAAGGTCCGCGACCGCACCGGCCGCAACCGCGCCGGGACAGACATCCGCGTCATCATCGCGGAGCTGACTCCGATCTTGCGCGGCTGGGGAAATTACTTTCGCACCGGCAACGCCGCCGACAAGTTCACCCAGATCGACCGGTACGTGTGGCGGCGGTTGTTCCGCTTGATGGTTAAGAAGCGGGGCCGCAACCTTCGTGCTGGGCAAGCTGATCAGTGGACTGAGCCGTGGTTCAACGGGCACGGCCTGTATCGACTTCGTGGCACCATCCGTTACCCGAAGGCTGCGTAACCATGTCTAGAAGATCATCGGTAAGCCGTGTGCGGGAAAACCGCACGCACGGATTGAAAGGGGGATGGGGAAACGGGTCTGCCTTGCAGACACCGCGCCCCTGACTACCAATGCTTGGGGAATCAGCGTGTTGGCCTGCCGCTCAGGCAGCGTGAACATGCTTGGGCCGTAATTGTCGGCGGCCACAGGCAAGCAATCCGCGTTGACCCCGGTCACGCGTTTCGGATGGCAAGCCCGGAGACAGGCGACAATGGGGCCGATCATGGCATCGATACCGTTGCGGCGCAGCGTCGGCCGGTCGAGTTCGGTGCCGGCTGGTCGTGCACCACGCGTGGCCAGGTGGATTAAGCCCCCTCGACCAGCCGAGATCGCCCCATGCACAGGACCTCTTCACTGGCGGCACCTGGACTTCGAACTCGACCGCCGCATTGGAGCTCGGTGGTCGCCAGGGTGCCCCCATCACGCCGATGACCAGGGACGTCGGTGCTGTGTCCTGTTGCTGGCTGGCAATGTTGACGGAGTCGAGGCGGGCCGTTGGGCCGAAATGAACTAGCGGGGCAGCCATGTCAGGGATCTGGTGTGGGCGGCGATGGTTAAGGCATGCACCCAGGCATCGAGGGCGAAACCGATCGACTCGAACGGCACCGCGTGGTCGAGGAATTGGCTGCGCAATGTCTGGTGGAACCGTTCGATCTCACTGGTTGTGGTCGGTAACCGCAGCTTGGTGAGTCGCTGCTTGACGCCATTATCACGGCGGACCTTCTCGACAAGGAACTTGACTGGAGGCGGTTTGATGTTGAGGCCGGTGAACTGACCAGCGTTGTCGCTGAACGCCTCGGTGGGCGCGATGTAGCGGCGCATCGCCGCGATGAACGCCTCAGCTACCTCCCGCGCTAACGCGGTGGCCAGCACGGCGACACACATCACCACGGGAATGCTCGTCGGGGTCGGTCAACAGCTTGCATTCGTGCCCATCGGCTAGGGGCACTCGGCGAGGATGTCGAGCGCCACCGATGCATCGACGTTTGGTGCTGCCAATGCCTAAAGCGTGTCGAACAACTGGCTGCGGTCGAGTTGTCTGAGTAGTAGGGCGATTTGGCTGAGGTAGAGAAAGCCTTCGTGCGCAGTGAGGGTGGTTTCGTAGTAGCGGTCGATGCGGCGGCGGTGGTTGATCCAACCGTTGGTGCGTTCGATCACCCGGCGTCGGGGCTGGACGGTGAAGCCGTGGTCGGGTTTCGCCCCGGAAACCACCTCCACGGTGACATCCGCCTTGGCCGCGGAGGTGGCGACGACCTGGCCGGTGTAGCCGTTGTCCACCCACACGCGATCAGCCGCCGCGGGGGCCGCTGGTGGATCTTTGTGAATGTCGAGGCCGCCGATCTGCACCCCGCGCACCAGCACCCCGCCAGTGACCCCGCGGGCCACGCCCGCTGGGTGGGTGTGGACCGCGGACTGTCGGCGTTCCTGGTCGCCGCCACCGCGGACGGCACCGAGGTCGCCCGTATCAGCGACGCGCCGAAAGCGCTGGCTGCCGGGATGAAACAGCAGCGGCGGTTGTCGAAGTCGTTGTCACGCAAGAAGAAAGGATCACACAACCGCACCGATGCCGCTGCCCGGTTGGGCCGCCATCACCACCGTGTCGCCGATATGCGCCGACATTTCCTGCACCAGGTATCGGGCGAGCTGGTCAAGACCCACGACCGGCTCGTCATCGAAAACCTGAACGTGGCAGGAATGCTGGCCAACCACCACCTCGCGCGCGCCATCTCCGATGCCGGCTGGTCAGAATTCGCGCGCATGCTGCGCTACAAACAGGCGTGGCGCGGCGGGCGGCTCGTTGAAGCCGACCGCTGGTACCCGTCGACTCGCCTGTGCCCTCAATGCGGGGCCGTCGACAGTGCGATGACGTTGGCCGACCGGGTGTTCAGCTGTGGTTGCGGGCATACCGCCGACAGAGACACAAACGCCGCGACAAATCTGGCCCGCTGGGCCAGGCCCATCATGACCCTTATCGATCCCCGGACCCCAAGCAGGAGGCCGGGTCACCAATGCCCGCCGACGGGACGGCGCTGGCCAACACCCTCGTGTTAGCGAAACCAGCCCGGATGACGCGGGAACCGACGTTCACACCGCACCCGCGGCCTAAACCAACGGACGCCCGAGAAGGACGGTGCCCAACACCCAACCGAGTTGTTCAACACGCTTTTGTGTTTGTGCATATGGGTCAATGAATCCAACTTCTGTGGGTTGTCGTTTCTGCTACCCCCCGATCGGTGGGCGTGGTACCACTGTTGGGCGGAACCCGTATTTCGGAGCACTAGCGAGACGGTTCGTGGTTGGAGCTCCCAGCGGCATCCCGCCCAACATGCTTGCCGGTCCGCTGGTTCCGATCGCTGAAGAGGTGGCCAGGCCGTTGTCTCGCAGCACCGAAGCGGTCGCTGCAATCGGTGCCATCGAAGTCCAACTCTGGGGTACTGACAACGGTCCGATCCTGGCCGCCTGGCCTATGTCAGCCGCCGCCTTGCCGAGACCACTTAGCCTAAATCCGTGGATGGTTCCGGTGATTTGATCGGCGTGTGAACAGCGAAAATGCCTTCTGAACTGGGACAATACGAGTGCTGAGGCCGCATTTGTCCATAGTCCGGGAAGGCACTTTCGATGCACTCATCGTATACGTTCACCACCGGATCGGCGGTGTTTGACGAGCAGAATCTGCTGTCGGCGGCCGGGTTGGTGCCAGTGCTGGAACTGGCTGAGCAGACCGGTCTTTCGGAATTGATCAACGAGCGCGTGGATCTGCCGTCGACTCGGGTGAAGTCCGGCGCGGTCAACCCGGCTGGCAAGCTGACCTCGATCGTCGCCGGGATGATGTGCGGCGCGGACAGCATCGATGATGCCAATGTGCTGCGCGCCGGCGGCACACCCCGGGTGTTCAACGAGGTATATGCCCCATCGACGTTGGGGATCTTTTTGCGCGAGTTCACCTTCGGGCATACCAAACAACTCGCCGCAGTGGCCCGCGAGCATCTGATCGCACTGGCGGCGCGCACCCCGCTGCTGGCTGGCGCCGACGAGCGGATGTTTTTGGACATCGACTCGCTGCTGCGCCCGGTCTACGGCCACGCCAAGCAGGGCGCCTCCTTCGGTCATGCCAAGATCGCCAGCCGCGCGCTGCTGCGGCTGGGCCTGTCCCCACAGATCACCACCATCTCCACGGCGACCGCCGCGCCGGTGATCGCCGAGGCGCAGCTACGGAGCGGCAAAGCCGCCTCCGGGCGCGGTGCCGCATACCAGCTCAAGCAGGCGATCACCACCGCGAAAGCGATCAACCCCGACGCGCCGATCCTGGTGCGCGGCGACTCAATGTTTGGCACCAAGAAAGTGATCACCACCTGCATTCAGCGAGGCGCCGAATTCTCCCTGTCGATCAGCCGCAACAAGCGCATCAACGCCGCGATCGCCGCCATCGACGAGGCCGCCTGGACCCCGGTGCACTACCCGGGCGCGGTCGAAGACCCCGACACCGGGGCGTTGATCTCCGATGCCCAGGTCGCCGAAACCCCCTACACCCTGCGCCTGGCCCGCGGCCGAACACTGACCGTGCGGCTGGTAGTGCGCCGGGTCAAAGACGCCCGCCACCTGGATGCGTTGTTTCCGGTGTGGCGCTATCACCCGTTTGTCACCAACTCCGCGCTGCCGGTCGACCAGGCCGATATCACCCACCGACGCCACGCCATCATCGAAACCACCTTCGCCGATTTAATCGACGGCCCACTGGCACACATCCCGTCGGGGCTGTTCGCGGCCAACTGCGCCTGGCTGGCCTGCGCGGTGATCGCCCATAACCTGCTGCGCGCCGTCGGCACCCTCGCCGGTGGCCACCATGCCGTGGCCCGCGGGGCTACCCTGCGCCGCGACCTGATCAACATCCCGGCCCGCTTCGCCGCCCCGGCCCGCAAACCAATGCTGCACCTACCCGCCCACTGGCATTGGCGAGCCAGATGGAAGGCCCTGTGGCACAACGTCATCGGTTACCCGATCGCGCAACCCCGCGCCGCCTGACCCCACCTTCCAAGCCCTGTCCGCCCCGCCATCCCAGGCCCGACCCAAGGAACCCAAAGGAAAGCTGGTACAGGCCAGCGGATCACCCACGCCCCACCGCGCCACACTCGGCCGCATCCCAAAACAACCGCGTCGACGGCAACACGAAATCACCCATCCACGGATTCAGGCTTAGGCCACCCACCGGAGCTGCCAACGCGCTACCGAGACCGTCGGCCGCAGCCGCTCCCGCTCCTAGAGCCGCGTCTCCGGCCGCGTCTGTCGCCTCCGTCCCAAGGAGCCCGGGAATTTCGGACAGCGTGCCGATCCAGTTACCCGGCATGTAGAACCCAGAAGAAAAGACGGTGTTCCAGATGTTCGCGTTGGGTCCCCACGTGTTCCAGAAGTTGTCGAGTGAATCATTCCCCGAGGATCCGCCCAGTAGCAGGTCAAGAATTCCCGACAGCCCAGACCAGGGCGGTGGGGTAGACGCTCCCGGCAACGCCAGACCCTGCAAGGCAGCTACCGTAGCCATCGCCTGCAGCAACGTCGTCTGGGTGTCAGAACGGGCGGATGTGCGCGCGGTCTGTGCAACCGCAGCAGCCTGCATCACAGGTCCCTCACTGGTCGTGGTCACTGGCGGCTCGGCGAAGGGTGTGAGCGCCGATACGGCGGCCAACGACGATCCCGCGTAGCCGTACATAGCTGCCCCGTCCTGAGCCCACATCTCCGCATAATCCGCCTCGGTGGCCGCGATCGCCGGGGTGTTCTGGCCGAGAAAGTTGGTCGCTATCAGCGATGTCAACAGCGTCCGGTTGGCGGCGATCATCGGTGGAGGCACCGTCATTGCGAACGCAGTTTCATAGGCGCCAGCTGCCGCTTTGGCTTGAGCAGCCGTGCGTGCGGCTTGCATGGCGGCCTGTGTCATCCATGACACGTATTGCGCAGCTGACGCGGTCATCAACGCCGATGCGGGCCCGGACCACCGCCGACTGGTCAGATTGGTGACGACAGAAGCGTAAGTGCTGGCAGCGACGGACAATTCGGCTGGTAAGCAACCCCATGCCTCTGCTGCGGCCAACATCGGTGATGCGCCAGGTCCGGCATACATGCGGCCGGAGTTGACTTCTGGCGGTAGCGCCGCGAAATCCGTTGCCAACGCAGTCAGCTCATAGCGACTGAGTTACTCGCCTCGGCGGCTGTATACGAGCTGGCGCTGGCCGCGAGCATCGCCACAAATGCTTGGTGAATTGCCGCCGCCTGAGCGCTGACTAGTTGATACAGCTGACCCTGTAAAGCGAATCGTGCTGCGGTTAAGGTAGATACTTCGTCAGCCGCGGCTGGTATCACTTCTGTGGTCGACAGTGCCATCGCCAAGTTCTGGGCATGCATCGCAGCGCCGACAGATTGCAGGTTCGCCGCCGCGACGGACAGTTCTTCGGGTTCGACATTGACGAATGACATGATTGCTCCCGGTAGAATCGCTGTTACGAGTACACTCCGCGTATAAATAGTTAGTGTGGTGTGCGCCATGCGTCAGTAGTGCGTTGGTGCAAGCTATTTCAGGCGGCAAGGACTGTGCGCAACACCATGGTTGTCGACTTCACTCAAGGCTATCGTCGGCTAGAGAATCCACCCACCGATTGGGCAAAGTTGCGGTAGATCATTGGCGCTATTGGGCGCCCGTGTCCGTGAGGGGAGGTGAACGCGAATTTCTATAATCACAAGGCGATCTGGTGACGCGTTTTAGCCAACGCTTTCGGCTACCGTCCATCTTTCCTCTATTCGCGCGGAGCGCCAGATCGCTAGTGCGACCACCCAAGTCAGTACAAACAGCCCGACGATGACGAAGCCGACAGCGTTGAGGTTGATCCCGTCGATCCAGTTCCAAAATGGACCACTCCAGCCGAATTGGTCGGCGAGCAAGGCGAGGAGCTCGATGCTGCCGATTAGCAGAGCGACCGCGACCGATAATCCGGTGATGGTGATGTTGTAGTAGACCTTACGCACTGGACTGGAAAACGCCCATGCGTAGGCGAAGTTCATGAATGAGCCGTCGATGGTGTCGAACAGGCACATTCCGGCGGTGAACAACACCGGCAGGCACAAAATCGCATACCATGGCAGATGTGCCCCCGCGCTGGTGCCGGCCAAAACCAGCAGTGCGACCTCGGTGGCGGTGTCAAAGCCGAGCCCAAAGAGCAGCCCGACCGGATACATGTGCCACGACGCGGTGATCGATTTAGTGAAGCGGCCGAGGATCCGGTTGAGCAGTCCGCGGTCGTTCAGTTGCTGTTCCAATTCGACTTTGTCGTAGACACCGCGGCGCATCCGGGTGAACGTGCGAAGGATTCCGATTAGGATCACCACGTTGATGAGCGCGATCAGGTAGAGGAACGTGCCCGAAACTGTGGCGCCGATTAGGCTGGTATAGCGATGCAGCGCCGACGACCCCTCCTTGACCGGCTCGATGATGGTATTGAAACCTACGATCAGTGCGGACAGCCCGAAGACCACCGACGAGTGGCCAAAGGAAAAGAAGAACCCGACACCGAGCGGGCGCTGTCCGTCGTTGATCAGCTTGCGGGTGGTGTTGTCGATGGCAGCAATATGGTCGGCGTCAAACGCGTGGCGGACGCCCAACGTGTATGCGGCCAGACCGATGCCGATGCCAAATGCATTGTTCCCGACGACAAAATGCGCCGGCTTCACGATGAGTATCAGGATGGACCAACCGATTACGTGTAGCGCAAAAATCACCGCGAGCATTGCGCCCAGCCGCAGCCACTCGTGCGGTGTCAAGGCCCACCGAAACCTAGGTGAAAACGACGGGTTGCCCATCGAACACATCACCGATCATGTTGCGACTCCGTCGGGCTGAAAATTCAATCCACGGAAATGTTAGCTAGGGCATCGAGCTTGATGCAACTGATTTGCAAGAATGCAAGCCACACTATTTGCAACAGATCCTTAAGTATTTAGTTTACCCTGCCCTTTGATATTGACCGGGGCAATCAGCGTGAAGTCTGGTTATGGTTCGCTGTTCGCGGGTGCAACGGAATCGCAGCCGGCAGTTCGAGTTTGGGCTGGGTTGCAAAAATCCGCATGCCGTGCGCTTGAGCCTTCGACAAGCCGGTTGTAGCCCGCGGTACGCATTGTGCCGGTGGCGACGAAGGGGTTGATTTCGGCTAGCGGGCGTCGATGATGGTGGCCAAAGTGAGTAGCTCCCGTATCTTTGGCTGGTGCATGGAC
This Mycobacterium xenopi DNA region includes the following protein-coding sequences:
- the ipdF gene encoding (5R,7aS)-5-hydroxy-7a-methyl-1-oxo-2,3,5,6,7,7a-hexahydro-1H-indene-carboxyl-CoA reductase, translated to MTLAVAPKEVAGHGLLAGKVVVVTAAAGTGIGSATARRALMEGADVVVSDHHERRLGQTAQELAALGLGRVEHVLCDVTSSVQVDALIASTSARMGRMDVLVNNAGLGGQTPVVDMTDEEWDRVLDVTLTSVFRATRAALRYFREAEHGGVIVNNASVLGWRAQHSQAHYAAAKAGVMALTRCSAIEAVEYGVRINAVSPSIARHKFLDKTSSPELLDRLSAQEAFGRAAEPWEVAATIAFLASDYSSYLTGEVISVSSQHP
- the kstR2 gene encoding TetR family transcriptional regulator KstR2 — encoded protein: MNRRDELLELAATMFAERGLRATTVRDIADGAGILSGSLYHHFSSKEEMVDEVLRGFLDWLFNRYQEIIDTKPNPLERLKGLFMASFDAIEHRHAQVVIYQDEAKRLSAQPRFSYIEDLNKKQRQMWVDVLHQGIDEGYFRPDLDVDLVYRFIRDTTWVSVRWYQPGGPLTAEQVGQQYLAIVLGGITANRKGV
- the fadA6 gene encoding steroid 3-ketoacyl-CoA thiolase FadA6, giving the protein MPEAYIIDAVRTAVGKRNGPLAGVHPIDLGAAAFHGLFGRLDVDPGAVDDVILGCVDAIGGQAGNIGRQAWLAAGYPEEVPGVTVDRQCGSSQQAISFGAQAIMSGTAELILAGGIQNMSQIPIAAAMEVGKQFGFTTPTAESKGWQHRYGDEEISQFRGAELIAERWNLSREEMERFALSSHQRALAAIRAGHFDNEIVTVQVDGLDFRIDEGPRETSLEKMAALPTLREGGRLTAALASQISDGASAVLLASEQAVKDHKLTPRARVHHISARGADPVFMLTGPIPATRYALEKTGLSIDDIDVVEINEAFAPVVLAWLKEIKADPEKVNPNGGAIALGHPLGATGAKLFATMLNELERSGGRYGLQTMCEGGGTANVTIIERL
- the ltrA gene encoding group II intron reverse transcriptase/maturase codes for the protein MTGSLRSNNPGKPLLAVADDEPLSPSGVKVRQLQRALWAAAKQSEGRRFHALFDRIYRGDVLWEAWFRVCKNKGAAGVDRITVAAVEDYGVDRMLRELRGDLRTGRYRPAPARRVEIPKPQGGKRPLGIPTVRDRVAQAAAKIVLEPIFEADFLSCSYGFRPRRSATMAKERLRTGFIEGYQFVVEFDIANFFGEIDHDRLLAQVSKRVSDRRVLKLLRLWLQAGVMVEGVLERTVAGTPQGGVISPLLANIYLHVLDTELSARGVGELVRYADDGVVLCRNAAQAEHALAAVGEILASLGLRLHPDKTKVVDLREGREGLDFLGCHFRARMSGRLWEQRRIVRYYLHRWPSQRAMKRLREKVRDRTGRNRAGTDIRVIIAELTPILRGWGNYFRTGNAADKFTQIDRYVWRRLFRLMVKKRGRNLRAGQADQWTEPWFNGHGLYRLRGTIRYPKAA
- a CDS encoding transposase — its product is MARGVTGGVLVRGVQIGGLDIHKDPPAAPAAADRVWVDNGYTGQVVATSAAKADVTVEVVSGAKPDHGFTVQPRRRVIERTNGWINHRRRIDRYYETTLTAHEGFLYLSQIALLLRQLDRSQLFDTL
- a CDS encoding RNA-guided endonuclease InsQ/TnpB family protein, whose translation is MNVEAADLHPAHQHPASDPAGHARWVGVDRGLSAFLVAATADGTEVARISDAPKALAAGMKQQRRLSKSLSRKKKGSHNRTDAAARLGRHHHRVADMRRHFLHQVSGELVKTHDRLVIENLNVAGMLANHHLARAISDAGWSEFARMLRYKQAWRGGRLVEADRWYPSTRLCPQCGAVDSAMTLADRVFSCGCGHTADRDTNAATNLARWARPIMTLIDPRTPSRRPGHQCPPTGRRWPTPSC
- a CDS encoding PE/PPE C-terminal domain-containing protein; amino-acid sequence: MHRKCLPGLWTNAASALVLSQFRRHFRCSHADQITGTIHGFRLSGLGKAAADIGQAARIGPLSVPQSWTSMAPIAATASVLRDNGLATSSAIGTSGPASMLGGMPLGAPTTNRLASAPKYGFRPTVVPRPPIGG
- a CDS encoding IS1380 family transposase, which encodes MHSSYTFTTGSAVFDEQNLLSAAGLVPVLELAEQTGLSELINERVDLPSTRVKSGAVNPAGKLTSIVAGMMCGADSIDDANVLRAGGTPRVFNEVYAPSTLGIFLREFTFGHTKQLAAVAREHLIALAARTPLLAGADERMFLDIDSLLRPVYGHAKQGASFGHAKIASRALLRLGLSPQITTISTATAAPVIAEAQLRSGKAASGRGAAYQLKQAITTAKAINPDAPILVRGDSMFGTKKVITTCIQRGAEFSLSISRNKRINAAIAAIDEAAWTPVHYPGAVEDPDTGALISDAQVAETPYTLRLARGRTLTVRLVVRRVKDARHLDALFPVWRYHPFVTNSALPVDQADITHRRHAIIETTFADLIDGPLAHIPSGLFAANCAWLACAVIAHNLLRAVGTLAGGHHAVARGATLRRDLINIPARFAAPARKPMLHLPAHWHWRARWKALWHNVIGYPIAQPRAA
- a CDS encoding PPE family protein; translated protein: MYAGPGASPMLAAAEAWGCLPAELSVAASTYASVVTNLTSRRWSGPASALMTASAAQYVSWMTQAAMQAARTAAQAKAAAGAYETAFAMTVPPPMIAANRTLLTSLIATNFLGQNTPAIAATEADYAEMWAQDGAAMYGYAGSSLAAVSALTPFAEPPVTTTSEGPVMQAAAVAQTARTSARSDTQTTLLQAMATVAALQGLALPGASTPPPWSGLSGILDLLLGGSSGNDSLDNFWNTWGPNANIWNTVFSSGFYMPGNWIGTLSEIPGLLGTEATDAAGDAALGAGAAAADGLGSALAAPVGGLSLNPWMGDFVLPSTRLFWDAAECGAVGRG
- a CDS encoding PE family protein, translated to MSFVNVEPEELSVAAANLQSVGAAMHAQNLAMALSTTEVIPAAADEVSTLTAARFALQGQLYQLVSAQAAAIHQAFVAMLAASASSYTAAEASNSVAMS
- a CDS encoding HoxN/HupN/NixA family nickel/cobalt transporter — translated: MCSMGNPSFSPRFRWALTPHEWLRLGAMLAVIFALHVIGWSILILIVKPAHFVVGNNAFGIGIGLAAYTLGVRHAFDADHIAAIDNTTRKLINDGQRPLGVGFFFSFGHSSVVFGLSALIVGFNTIIEPVKEGSSALHRYTSLIGATVSGTFLYLIALINVVILIGILRTFTRMRRGVYDKVELEQQLNDRGLLNRILGRFTKSITASWHMYPVGLLFGLGFDTATEVALLVLAGTSAGAHLPWYAILCLPVLFTAGMCLFDTIDGSFMNFAYAWAFSSPVRKVYYNITITGLSVAVALLIGSIELLALLADQFGWSGPFWNWIDGINLNAVGFVIVGLFVLTWVVALAIWRSARIEERWTVAESVG